The genomic stretch GGCAGGAGCATGTCAAGACCGAGCGGACCAAACTGGTGCCCGCCGCCCTCCAGAACGAGGCTGGAATCGTCGGCGCGGCAATGATGGCGGGCCGCCGGGCACAGGGGCGCTGAGAGAGGGAACCCGCCCGTCCCCACCTCCGTAATGTCATCTGTATGGGATTTCTCAAGAAGATGATGGCGGCGGTAGGTGTGGGTGGAGCAGCGGTGGACGCGCGGGTGCAGAACCCGGCGGTGCGGGTCGGCGAGGAATTGACGGGCGTGGTGATCGTGCGGGGCGGGGCCATAGAGCAGCGCATTGAGCGCCTCAACCTCGGCCTGGCGACACGCTACAAATCCGACGACTCGTACGTGACGCACACGCTGTTCTCGCAGCCCGTGGTGGGCGGTTTTGACATCAGGCCCGGCGAGACGCGGGAGGTCCCCTTCCGCCTGACCATCCCGGCGGGCACGCCCCTCACGCTGCCGGGCACCGCGGTGTGGCTGGTCACCGACGCCGACATCGCGGGGGCGATGGACCCCGGGGACAACGACCCGCTCCAGATTCTCCCCAGCCGCGAGATGGAGGTCGTGATTGCGGCGGCGGACCTCCTGGGCTTCCGGCTGAGTGCCAGCGAGGTGGAGTACCACCACGGGCGCATCGTGCAGGAACTCAGCTTCCGGCCCCCCTACGGCCAGTACCGGATCAGCGAGCTGGAGATGATGATGTTCCCCGCATCCGGCGGCCTCGACGTGATCCTGGAGGTGGACCGCCGCGCGACCGGCCTCGCCAGCCTGTTCACCTCGGAATTCGAGCAGAAGGGCCGCTGGCACGTGCCCGCCGGGCTGCTCGCGGGGGGGCCGGACGCCGTCGCCCGCGAGTTGCAGGCGCGGGTGCAGCGGCTGAGCTAGGCGGTCGGGAGGGGGGAACCGGCGAGCGATACGTCGGTTCCCTCGCCTCTTGAGGACGGCGCGGCAGAATGCGGGCCATGACTGTGCCCCCAACTCCCGACGCCCACGCCCCCGAACTCCTTTCCTGCGACGTGCTGTACACCGGGATCGGGGGCGGGCACGCACCGGGCGGGGTGGTGGTGGCGAACGGCGTGATCGCGGCGGCGGGCGACCCGGCGACCCTGCGGGCGAGCTATCCCCACGCGCGGGAGCGAAGAGCAGGCGAGATCATCGCCCCACCCCCCGTCAACGCGCACACGCACCTCGATATGAGCGCCTACGAGTTCCAGGCCATGCCCTACTTCCGCTGGATTCCCGGGGTTGTCATCGCCCAGCGGGAGAAGCGGGGGGTGGCGGGTGCCCTGGCCGGAGCGGAGGAACTCGCGCGGCTGGGGGTGGGCGCGGTGGGGGACATCGTGTGGTCGCCGGAGGTCATGGACGGGTTGCAGGCGAGGACCGACCTCGGCGGTGTCCTCTATTTCGAGGTGATCGGCCCCTTTCCCGGGCGCGCCGACGAGATTTTCCGCGGCGTCCGCGAACGGGTGGAGGCGTGGCGGAGGCGGGAGCGGCCCGGCGGGCCCCGGGTCGGCCTCTCGCCGCACACGCCCTTCAACGTCAGCCACCGCCTGATGCGCCTTGTGACCGAGTACGCGGCGGGGGAGGGCCTGCCTATGCAGATTCACGTGGCCGAGCATCCGGCCGAACTGGACCTGTTTCAGCGGGGCGGCGGCCCCATCTGGGAGAACCGGATGCCTGCCCTCTACCCGGAGACGCTGGCTGAGGTGATCGGGCGGGAGCCGCAGCCCGACCTCACCCCCGTCCGCTACCTTGACGAACTGGGCGTTCTGGCGGCCCGGCCCACCCTGGTCCATATGGTGAACGTGACGGCGGACGATATTGCGCGGGTCGCCCGTGCCGGGTGCCCGGTCGTGACCTGTCCGCGCTCCAACGCTCACCTGGAGTGCGGCACCTTTCCCTGGGCGGCGTTCGCGGCGGCGGGGGTGGAGGTCGCGCTGGGAACGGATTCCGTCGCCAGCGGGGGCAGCCTTGACGTGCGTGAGGACGTGGCCTTCGCCCGCCATCTCTACCCCGACCTCGACCCCCGGCTGCTCGTGCGGGCGGCGGTCAAGGGGGGACACCGGGTGACCGGGACGCCGACCCCGCAACTCCGCCGGGGGGAGAGCTGGCACGCGCACTATGTCTGGTGATGTGCTATCCTCCCAGGGTTGCCCGTCACGCACACCTGACGTGACGGAGGAGGAAAAGACATGAAGAAAGATGCCCACCCCAAGGCTGTGCCCACCAAGATCATCTACCAGGGCAAGGTCGTCATGGAAACCCTCTCGACCCGCCCCGAGATTCACGTGGACGTGTGGAGCGGCGCGCACCCCTTCTGGACCGGCGAGGAGCGCTTCGTCGACACCGAGGGCCGCGTGGACAAGTTCAACAAGCGTTTCGGCGACAGCTACCGCAACCGGAACAAGAAGTAAGGCGCCAAGCCTCTGGTCGCCCTGCCGTCATGGTGGGGCGATTTTTTGTGGCAGGGGCCGGGGAGATGTCGTGCTGAGCGGAACATTCCGGCATCCGGTTGGACCCTTCGTGGAGTTTGCCCCCCAGCGCAGCGAAGGGCTCAGGGTGACAGGGCCTCCTCAGCTCGTCCTGACGAACGCCTCAGCAAAAGCCCTCGCCCCCTCGTTCCGCCGTCCGGGGAGGCTCCCCGTCCCCGGTCCCCGTTCCTCCCGTCCCTCTGCCATAATCCCCCCCGTGCTGAAGTCTCCCTACCACGGCGGGCACCTGGAAGTGATCGTCGGGCCGATGTTCAGCGGCAAGAGCGAGGAGCTGATTCGCCGCGTCACCCGCGCCGTGATCGCCCGGCAGCGGGTCGCGGTGTTCAAGCCCGCCATTGACGACCGTTACCACGTCTCGCAGGTTGCCAGCCACGCGGGCCGCTCGACCCCGGCGGTCGCCGTGCGCGAGGCGGCGGAGATCCGGGGGCACCTGCTGGGCGAGGGGCCGCTGCTCTCGGCGCCCGAACACGCGCTGCCCGAGGTCGTCGGCATTGACGAGGCTCAGTTTTTCGGGCCGGACCTCGGGCCTCTGGTGCTCGACCTGGCGGGGGCGGGCGTGCGGGTGATCCTGGCGGGTCTGGACCTGGACTTCCGGGCCGAGCCTTTTGGCTGCATTCCCGACCTG from Deinococcus apachensis DSM 19763 encodes the following:
- a CDS encoding amidohydrolase family protein, translating into MTVPPTPDAHAPELLSCDVLYTGIGGGHAPGGVVVANGVIAAAGDPATLRASYPHARERRAGEIIAPPPVNAHTHLDMSAYEFQAMPYFRWIPGVVIAQREKRGVAGALAGAEELARLGVGAVGDIVWSPEVMDGLQARTDLGGVLYFEVIGPFPGRADEIFRGVRERVEAWRRRERPGGPRVGLSPHTPFNVSHRLMRLVTEYAAGEGLPMQIHVAEHPAELDLFQRGGGPIWENRMPALYPETLAEVIGREPQPDLTPVRYLDELGVLAARPTLVHMVNVTADDIARVARAGCPVVTCPRSNAHLECGTFPWAAFAAAGVEVALGTDSVASGGSLDVREDVAFARHLYPDLDPRLLVRAAVKGGHRVTGTPTPQLRRGESWHAHYVW
- the rpmE gene encoding 50S ribosomal protein L31, producing MKKDAHPKAVPTKIIYQGKVVMETLSTRPEIHVDVWSGAHPFWTGEERFVDTEGRVDKFNKRFGDSYRNRNKK
- a CDS encoding thymidine kinase — translated: MLKSPYHGGHLEVIVGPMFSGKSEELIRRVTRAVIARQRVAVFKPAIDDRYHVSQVASHAGRSTPAVAVREAAEIRGHLLGEGPLLSAPEHALPEVVGIDEAQFFGPDLGPLVLDLAGAGVRVILAGLDLDFRAEPFGCIPDLLARAESVEKLTAICTVCGAPATRSQRLIGGRPARFDDPVVLVGAQETYEARCRVHHTVLR
- a CDS encoding sporulation protein: MGFLKKMMAAVGVGGAAVDARVQNPAVRVGEELTGVVIVRGGAIEQRIERLNLGLATRYKSDDSYVTHTLFSQPVVGGFDIRPGETREVPFRLTIPAGTPLTLPGTAVWLVTDADIAGAMDPGDNDPLQILPSREMEVVIAAADLLGFRLSASEVEYHHGRIVQELSFRPPYGQYRISELEMMMFPASGGLDVILEVDRRATGLASLFTSEFEQKGRWHVPAGLLAGGPDAVARELQARVQRLS